The Gossypium arboreum isolate Shixiya-1 chromosome 6, ASM2569848v2, whole genome shotgun sequence DNA window TGCAGCTAAAATTAATGCATGAATTAGACTATGCAGGCTTTAAAGTTTAACCTTTGAAGTAGTGAGAGAACGTTTGTGGGGTGACAACTTAAAGAATGATGTCAAAGGAAGCGGCAATCATTTCACAAAAAACATCCAACAGGACCACCCAAAACATCAACATCTGTCTTTTATAATTGCAGGTTTTATAGTTTGAGATTAGTCGTACTCGTGATTCGAGTGAATGCAAGTAAACCCCTTTTAATGACcacaatttcactaaaaaatgtgTACTTTCGTTTCTTCCAATCATTTGTTAGGCACAAAAGATTTCATCAtagttaaaatgtgattttatttttagtgatatttttatattaaaaattaaattgtatttttttctttctatcaaaaaattaaataaattaatctttgtatgttgttaatatacaaaattaatttttaacaaaAGAATTAATTTACTCTTAATTTAATatacattaattaatttatctatttttaataaaaagaaaagtgtaatttaatttaaaaatgggTATCTTGTACTATTTTCAACCTCGTCCCCCTTTTCTCTGACAGCAAAAGAATCCCATTtatacatacatatttatatatatatatattttccctGCAAGTCCTTGAAAGATTGCGTGCTTTTCACTGTCATTTCAACATCCCAATGCATGACTTACGACAGCAAAAAAAAAGCTGAAAATTTGATGCCTTATGGTTGTTGTTTTATAATCAGGGATGAAGTTTGGGGGACCATTCTTTTCCTCCATTGTCATCTTCTTCACTTCTTCACAGCCAATAACATACATACATTCatgcatacatgcatacatacatatttCTCATTTCAGTTTTGTCACATGGAGTAGTCGACTCAGTGAGTCATTGTCATCTGATACTGTAATAAAAGTGTTCATCATTCTTCTTTTTTTCCTCACAGGCTAGTTTTCTTGATTTTCTCTTAACAATGGTGTCCTGGGATTCGACTCCGAATCTAACTAGTCGTATGTTACACCATTTTGATGCTTATAACACTGAGATTAGCCACACAAGACACCTGATGGACCTTCTCGGAGCACCTAACGACTCGTACCGTCACCACAGAACTCAAACTCTCTCGTTATCACTCGGCTTTTGCATGCTCGGTTCATCGTTTCATGGGGCAGAAGATACAAGTGATGACTACCCTTTTATAGGCCATCCAACTACGTATGTTATAGGGAACTGGAGGTACCTAATACCAGCTCAATCCCTCTTAAACGAACTCGTCAATGTCGGATTCAAAAATATCGACGAAACGCCAAAGCTTTCCTCCGAATTCTTCAGAAGCAAGATAGTACCATCGCCCGATGAACACGAACTTCACATCACACTTACGAAGCTAATTGGATTACTTGAGGAGGTAACAACTAAACCAATTACCAACTTACCATGATTTTCTTTTTATTCAAACTCGATTCTAACATCGATTATCGGTTCATTTACAGGTCGAAACCCAATACGAGAAATATAACAACCAAATGGAACAACTGGTTTCGTTATTCGAATCGATTGTTGGTGTAGGAGCAGCAAGGTGTTACACTGCTTTGACATTGCAAGCCATGTGTAGACATTTTGGCAAGCTTAGAGATACCATCTTGACTCGAATAAATCGCACTAGAACGAATGTTCGGCACGATTTGTCGAGAATAAACCGAGGGTTGTCGCGGATGAGCTTGTTTGATAGAGGTTTTAGGCATAGTAACACATTGTGTGTTCAAAGACAAGTATGGAGACCTGTTAGAGGATTGCCTCAAACCTCTGTTGCAATACTTCGGTCTTGGCTATTCCAGCACTTCCTTCACCCGTAAGTGGATTTTTGTTTACTCAATCAATTCATTTTTCCATCCCGATTTTGATCCGAATTCCAAAACTCGATTAGATTAAGTTTAAGCTAAGCTTCATCTAACTCCATTTGCTGTGAAGGATTAAATTATTGCTTTGGTCTCTCTAGTATGttcaaatttgagatttaattttataGTTTAGTTTTCGGCCAAATACTATGGAAGCCTTTATACTAAGAGTCAAATTACATTTTGACTTGTTTACCCAAAAACGACAAATTTGTCCATAtatgttagattaaagagtaaattgattATTTCTATTACAAATTTCAcccatttttactattaaaagctGATGTACAATGAAcgatttttaacagtaaaaatagatgaaatttttaacagaaggaTCACTTTACTCATTAATCTAatatatagggactaatttgtccattttttagTTGGAGGAGCAAAATGCAATTCGACTCCTAATACAAAGACCTCCAGAataattttatcttaattttGGCATAAATTTCTCTTTCTATTTTGACAACACTATTAGTTAGCCTGACTATTAAAAACACCGAGCTAGGTTTTTCTTAAAACTATCCCtttcaacttaaaaaaaaaaaatgaaaaattcatGATAGTATTGTAAGTTGAAAAAAGTCATTGTTAcctatttgaattgatttaataTCAAATTTGAGCATAATAGACGACGGCCATAAAATTCAAAGGGGTAGGAAGTCATCTGTGAAGACAAAGCTAAGGAGCAGACAAGGGCCTTGACCCCCTGTCAAatggaaaaaaataatttatagtCCCCCTTAAGTACTGAATTTTCATTCTAAGCTTTTTAGTCatttaaataaatagaaaaattgcAATTTTAACcccttctaaaaataaaaaatataatttaattttttaaaatttttattgttgGCCCCTCAAAATTTTAAAGCAAGGTAGTTAGTACCACACTAATGGATGTAGCGTTTTTCTACtagaattgatatatatatataaaaatataatttaattttttaaaatttttattgttgGCCCTCAAAATTTTAAAGCAAGGTAGTTAGTACCACACTAATGGATGTAGCGTTTTTCTACtagaattgatatatatatatatatatatatatatatatatatataggtatcaACATGTTCGGCATATTGTTTTggatttataacttttaaagaatatTTAGTATaggtatattttaatatttaaaatattaaataaatattaaatataaaatatttatcaatTATACAAAATAGTCATTTGATGTTTTCACTGGTGCGAAAAGGGtgtttttgatgttttgtttTAGCACTAGAACGATGCTCACCGACTGGAATGGTTGGAACCGATGCGGAACTGACCAACATGTTTTAAAGTTTTATCTTGTCTCCCCATTGACAAAATTTCTGGTTTCATCCGTGGTGATTTAGGCCCTTCAAATAGTAAATTTGCTTACTAAatctattaaaaaatataaaattataaattaatataataaaattacttttttaacagaatttataaattataacctTGAAAGTATAATTAGACTGATTATAAAATATCAACAGTCTAAACTATCCAACTCAAGTTAATTTAAACTTGAATTAACCTGAATCAAAATGACTCGAATAAATAATCAAAAATTATTCAAACCCGTAATGAAACTATCGAAAAGTTCAAGCCTCAAACTCCAAAACAACCTGCAAATACCTAAACCTCAAATAACTTGATTAAGATTAATCATTACCTAAACCAATTTTGTTGTTTGGTGTTTTAACAGGTATCCAACAGACTCTGAGAAGCTAACGTTGTCATCACAAACAGGGTTGACCAAGAACCAAGTATTAATTCTTTTATAATCTTATTTAAACTTTACCCACAAATTTATCAATTTGTTTAAGCTTCAATTGATGTTGTTGTTAATTTCAGGTATCGAATTGGTTTATAAATGCTCGAGTTCGGCTATGGAAACCAATGATTGAAGAAATATACGAAAAGGAGCTTGCAGATTCTCCACAACACGTCTCTCATGATCTTATTGAGGGTTGATTCGAGCAGTGGGAAAAAAATTCTGTTCTTTCTCATTATATGATTTGAGACTTAATTTTTGTTGAGGAATCAACTCTTTCGAGAGAAATTTTTAAAGTGTCGTCTATCGGATATTCAACCAATCCCTAAACAATCGAAAGTATTATCCCTTAATGGGGGGTTTTATCTCCTGTACTGTGTCAAGAGTCAATGTTCCATGAGCAGTTGTCTAGTGGGCCTGATTCAAAGAGTTGAAGCATCTCTGTTGGTAGACTTGCAAGACTCAAGGTCTAAGGGAGAGGTGTTAGTATAGGACGTATAATAATCTAAAACTGAGTTAGACGTACAGAGAGTTGAACCACTAATTTGAGGCATATAAGCCACTTATCTGCAATCGCGATATCATTTGAGTTAAGTGTCTTCTAAGCCTTAAGTTGATGTTCGAGTCCTCTTATATGCAAGTAAGCTTTAATTATTACACATCGTGTACTAACATATCTTTTTAAGTTTTGTAAGTACACAAAATCAATGCACTCCCAACTTTGCGgcaaatatttattaaaagttttcAAGCTTACTAAATCCAAATATTTAACGaattcaaatatctaataaataatttaattaattattagattacgACACAACCATGATGTAGGtaaaaaattatgtaataaacatatttattaaaatttatatttggttgaaataataattttaaatgtttaaaatgtATTGTGTCACTTGTTCAAATATCATTACGATTGTATTTGTATTGATTTTATATCAAAAATAAACGACAAAACACTCGTATAATAACATAGCTTAAATAATACTTGGTTGACTCGTGAGAACTCAATTAAGGGTTTATTAtaagtataaataataatgaTTCAAATAGTAATACTCGAATTCAATATAATTTTAGAATCAAAACATATTTGTGAAttgatttcataaaaaaaaacataatgatAAATAAATCCATTAACATTTATATTTTTGTCAATTTAAACCTTATTCTTTTTAAAGCTAAATTTGACCCgacctttaaaaaaaattaaatatgactATCAACTTTTAAAGAAATTGGATTGTtgttttttaatagaaatattaactaaaatgtaaattttttaaatattgcaACCTCCATGACAACCCAAGTATAATTCATgcttttttaatgttttaaaattttaatttatttttaatacttttataaattttaaattatttgttgactATAACATATAAGACAAATAATGTCATGTTAGTATGAAGTACACGTGGATTGTTATGAGAGTTGCCACACCGCCACTAAAAGAttaatattttagtcaaaattttagttaagagaaaaaaaaattaactccTTTTAAGAGGTTAATAGTCAAATTTAACTGAAAAAAGAATaatgatcaaattgataaaaacgTAAAAGTtaagagctaaatttattattatgcttaAAAAAAAGTACAAAAGTAGAACAAATGGGCTTGTTGAAGGGCCATGTTGGGCTTTTAGGCCTAGTATTCAAATGCAAACTATTATTTGGATGGGCATTCGTTAAACTCAAAATTCTCGGAGGGATAAATCCTTATACTCTCTACTCAGTTAAGTGATAATGCTGCTCCGACGACTGCCTTCCACCGCTGTTTCCCTCGCAACCGCCGCTCTATCCCGGCGTTACACTTCTTACTTGTTCTCCTCTCAGCGAGGCCTTCAATCCTTCAATTCCATCTCCTTTTGCTCGTCCTCCGAAATATCACCGGAATTTACCGACTTAATCGCCGATCAGTCCTCCAAACGCGTAAAAATTCCACTCCTTttgactttttattttaatattgctTTTCAAATTTATTTGGATTAATGTTTAATTCAGTTTTGGTTTCTTATAGGGACCTCTCAAACCTGGACTGTATCTCGTCGGAACACCTATTGGAAACCTTGAAGATATAACTTTACGGTAATTTATTTCTAttcttttagtttatttttattatatatatatatatgtatattcctGTGGATCTTGACCTGATGTAGGGGCGTAAATGAGATACATTGTGCTAGCAAGCTCGAGTTTGACTAAAAAAATCTTAAACTTGATTAGATAATTATCGAGCTGAGCTCAAGTTTGAGCTATCAATACAGCCGAATTTGAACTTAGTAATACTTCGCTCGAACTGTTTGCGAGTTATTGAGCTTAATTATTGAGCCAAGCTCGAGGTTGAATATGTACGAGCTTCTTGAATATAAAAATTAGTGAACGAGCTTAATCGGGCTCAAGACAGCTTGATTATATCTCGAGCTGAACTCAAGCTTAAAAATAAATGTTCGATCAAGCTTGAGCCGAGAATAGAGCTCCGAATTTCTAGTCAAGCTCCCTAGTATTTGGGATTGGCTCAGCTCGAGTACAATCTCTAACTTGAAATCGAAGACTGGAGCCAATCAATCTGAACTCAAACCCGAACTTGTCTAACATGAAGTCAAATGATTTGAACAAGTAACTCGAAAATACTAGAGCTTGAACTGAGCAAAACTTAAAATGATTCGAAGTTGTTGTTATCTGAACCAAAAATTTGAACCAGCCATAATCTAAAACGGCTCAAACTTAAAATTGATACAaagacttaaaaattttaaaactccaATCAATCTGAGCCAGATTGATCGATCCAAAATCAGATCGATCCAAAATCAACTTGACCCATCAAATCGATTAGCCTATAACTATCATGTTATTGGTGATTTCATCAATGCAGTGCTCTACGGGTGTTGAAATCAGCTGATGTCATACTATCGGAGGACACGCGACATTCTGGGAAGTTACTTCACTATTACAACATCAAAACACCTCTTGTAAGTGAGATCGAGCCAATTTTTTCCTTGATCAGTTTGGTCCCTTTTGTTACGTCTTTCAACAATTCTGATTGTGTGGGTTTTAGAATTTCAGCTAAGTTACCACAAATATAATGAATCTCAAAGAGAACACACAGTTTTAAAGAGGTTAAAGCAAGGGGAGATTGTAGCCTTGATCAGTGATGCTGGAATGCCTGGCATTAGTGATCCTGGTACGGAACTGGTTAGTTTTTGCATCCCTGTTGGCTGAATTCTATAGAATGCTTGGTCTTTGATTAAGAATGCAACTATTGATGTTTGGTATCGTTGTTTAGGCAAAGATATGTGTGGATGAAAACATTCCTGTGATTCCAATTCCTGGACCATCTGCCTTCTTAACTGCGCTTTCTGCCTCTGGGTTGTCCACTGATGAATTCACATTTGGTAACTCATTTGTAAATTATTGTGGTTGAACATGCTTCTTCTGCAAATTCTTGTAAAGTTAAGACTCTTATATGTCATATAATGTTGCAGTTGGATTTCTTCCGAAACATGCTGGTTCACGGAAGGAGAGGTTGGTTGCTTCTGCAAGTGAAACAACAACGCAAATCTTCTATGTTCCTCCTCACAAACTTGGCCAGTTTCTTGAAGAAAGTTCCCTGATTTTTGGTGACTCAAGGTAAACAATATGTCTTCATTACTTCATGAACTGTGATCAATTTACTATCAAATGGTGAGAATCATAGGAAAGGGATGAACATGCAAGTCAGTCTAGGTGAAGGGATTCAGTACAAAATATGGAATGTACGTTTTATCGTGGCGGAGAAATCCTCTTTTTTGGGTGGATCTTTGTTTTTGGAAGCCTATGAATCTGTTTATCTTCATTCCTCAAAAACATATATAGGAAGTCTTCAGAGGGGAAAGAACACATGATGGCCCCAATTATGTAAAGCTTGTTAGTTAACATGCTGTAATTTTGAGGTAACCTATTATCAGATTAATAGCTGAAACCTCTAATATCAAATAGGAATCTGTATCAGCGGTTCTCTAGGCAATCGGGTTAGAGGGTGAAGAAATCTGGTTTATTGTCATCTTTTAAGTGCATGAGCCTCTGCTTGCGGGGTTGAAATTATGTGCTTTTTCCTTGCTTCAGTTAGCTTTCTGTCGTTTGATACTTATATGAAATCTTAGTTGTATTTGTCAAATCTTAGGGCTTACAGTGACAGTTTATTTGACCTCGTTACAGACAATGTGTCATAGCTCGGGAACTAACAAAAATTCACGAAGAGGTTGGTCTGTATTTATTTTTCTCATTATGCATTTGTATGCTACTTCGTAGTTTTACCTACCATGTGTATGATAACAtagcttcttttttttcttttcgtcATTTCAATAACTAAATTATCAATGTTTATAACTTCAATAAGTAATATCATGTTCTGTTTTCATGCTTCTGATAAAAAAACCAGTAGCAAAGACCAATGCCTTGAATGATTTGTTCTAAATCTATTAGCCAGTTTGTCCTCGTTTTACTTTGTGGAATTTTCTTTATGTGATcatttagtaacgaaaatgattAATTCCGGCAGTTCTGGCGGGGCACTCTAGGGACAGCAAAGGAAGCCTTCTCAACTCGCCAGCCAAAGGGAGAAATTACCCTCTTGATTGAGGGCAATTCAAATTCCAGCGTGGAAACTCCGTCAGAGAGTCAGTTAGAAAATGACCTGAGAGAATTGATCTCCAATGGCCATAGTCTTTCTTCGGTATGCTTCATTTCACCATCTTCACATTTGATCAAATTTATACCTTGCATCCATCGGTTctgtattataaaaataattgaatatgATGTACATTTCAGGCAGTCAAATTGGTGGCCGAAGGAACAtcgatgaaaaagaaaagaatatattCACTCGCCTTGAGAAAATTCGTGAAGAAAACCAAAGCAGACGATTCAGATTAATATCAAGCATGCTTGTGACATTATATCCTCGCTGCTTCTAACTCATACCGGTAAGATTAAAATTGTAAGAGTTCGATACCTCGAATGTACTAAAGTTAAGAACAAAACTTACCCCTTTTGACATCTTGCCTTAACAGGGGATATCCAGTGCTAGGTTATTCTCCCTTTCACCCTCATTTTCGGATGTCGAGGGTCGCCATGGTAAGCCCCAAAGTTAAAAACAAAGTAGTTTACAACCCTTGTAATTTACATGTCGAGGTGCATGCTAGTTTACATGGGCATGCCATATCAATGTTAAAGCAGTAATTCATAGATTTAGTACTATTGGTTTGCCCAAGTTTAATTGGCATGTCGCTGATTTCATCTCTGGAATTTACCATTCATCTGAATTTACCAGTTCACTTATGGTAATTGCCATTTCTTGTTTCTATTTTCATGTCATAATGGTACTTAaggtattatatttatattttttttctcgCGATTTGTTATTATATCTTATTTGAAATTATCATTGAAATTGTTAGGTGGATCCCCAAAATTTTTCACCAATTGCTTAGGTTTATGTATGATACCAGCTCAAATATACATGTACTTTTACCTTCTAGTAAAAGTATCATAGAGATTTCTGTACTAAGAGGCGGATTGTATTTTActttagatcaaagagcaaactcgTTCTTCTATTataaatttcatctatttctgcTGTTAAAAATTGATTCTTGTACGTCAGCATGAGTTACACGTGGTATGTCACATGTCACTGTTTGATTATTTCGTCAGCCACGCcagtttttaacagtacaaaatgatgaaattttaatttactcTTTGGTGTAATGTATAGAAATTAATTTGTCCACTTTAATTTTTCTGTTTTTTATTGTGGCGAACTATGACCGTGTCACAATGTAACATTTCTTTTTTGTTGAGTATAAGACAACCTACTATAGCCAAGCTGGGGAAGTAGGCAAGCAGCTAGCGGCCTTGGCCTCTTTGAATAAATAGGTAAATTTTTTTAGCccctcaaatttaaaaattcaatttaaatttttatggcATTTGGTTAAAAGGGAAATTACAATTGTATTCCCTTCAAAATTAATAATTGATTTTGGTATCTTTTAACCCAAAATTTTTAGATTTGGCCCAATTTCATTTTGGCCCTTCCTATACAAAAATTTTGGCTTCCTTTTAATCTTATAACATTTTTAGCTAGTATACTAACAAAGCCTTTAAACAGctattagactatattttaattaaataagccTCTAACTCATGATAAGTACTTTGACAAAATTCTAATAGACATTAACAACTCAAGGAAGGAAGTGAATAAAGCTCTAGTTTCACTTATTTTTGGTATTAACATCTCGTTTAAATGGTAAAGTAAGCCTTACATATTATATTCAATGAAAGTACCTGTTGATGATAATTTTTGGCATTATTGACTTATGGAGTCACTTATATTAGGAGCTAAATTGTATTTGATctattttgttaaaaaataaataagttaattttttgCATATTAGATCAAAGATTACTCTTATCTTGTTTGCTAAAATTGGTCTTTATACAACTGAATAAGGACCAATTTACTTTTTTTatcttatatataaaattaattttatttatttttaaagtaaaaaaataaaatataatttgactTATCATACAATGACATTTATGATACTTGTCATTGAAAGGACAGTTAATGAAGAAAAATTGTTCAACAAAACATTATAATCTTTACATTATTGTTGGCAATCTAAAATTCTTGTCGGTAGTATAAGTTAAACCAATCCCAAATAAATGTCTCTTTCAAGTCATGTCTTATTTATTACCGGTGCTTGGAaagtatttttgtttttatttgtattttttttttcctgCGATGTTTCCAATCCCTAAGTGTCCCCAGCAGGAAAATCATGGGATAACACAAAACAAAGATTCTTGAAGATCTTACTACTCTTTAGTCTGTATCATATGTAAAACCATTAAAAACTGCATCTTTTTTTACAGCTGATTTTAGTTTTGTGAATATAACAAACAACATTTGAAAAGCTTTATCTTCTTTAGAGAATTGATTTGATTGGACGAGatgtaatgtgattaataaatattttacttTGTTTATGCCATTTTGTATTTACATAAAGAACTAGTGGTATTTTCCTAAGTCAGTACGTTAAAAATCTATTGGTTCTCTAGCTTTTTGTTTAATTGGTATCGGTGTGTCCATCACCATGAAGCCATCTTGGAAGAGGAAAGAAAGGTGGGAGTGAAAATGTTTTGACCCGAGGCCAAAATGTGCCTCGGGTCAAATTTCATTTTCATTCGTTGAAACCGATCCCATTTACTGCCGTAATGCTCTTTCCACTCTGATTGTGTTTTGTAATGAGGTAAATATTGCTTCACCTTGATCCCATCCTCATCACAAAATTTGAGAATCTGACGGTTCTGATTTGTCAGGTACTCCAAACTCTGCGTCTCCTCACCATTATCCAACGCCGATCTCAAAAACGCCACTAGGTAAAACACATCCTCATCCGGTGTCACCACCGAGCTCTTATCATCCCATCTATACCACATCACAAAAACAACAACACTACATCAACTTAACATTCAGCATAtttcaaaattgatttaaaatgaCTCCACCCAGCTTAGTGGTTATAGTAGCTATGTTTGTGGAACAAATTTAGTAACAAGACAAGGATAGTTACCATCATGGGACCTTAAGACATGATCTCCTGACAGACCAGAATCTTCCCACTTGGATGATCATTACCAGTCAACAAAAAGAGCTAAAAGGGTGTGTTTTTATTAAAATCCTAGCTGGCCTTTTTTCATGACTAAAAAACATTCAAATCCCTTGGCTTTGGGGATAGGAGCATTTGCATGTTGCTCCCCACGTGCTATGGGTCATGTCCTTGTGCCAGGACCACCAATAAATGGTCTAATTGCAGTTTTAGTCCCTTccactattttaaaatttgacaTGTTTTTAGTAGGCCCAAATTGATAACACCATTAGTTGACGTGAAACTTTATTACTAACCAAAGGTGTTATTTTAATTGAACTTACTAATAGTAGAGGAATCAAATTAAGAATTGAATTCTATATTCCAACACAATTGGGGACTAAAACCAAATTAAACCTTCTATTGAAAGCGAAAACTCAATGCCAACGTAAAATTAACCTACGGTTGCCAGACATGGACAATACTTTTTTTGACCTTAAATGCAAATATGCATTTTTTTCCTTACATGGCATAGaggtaccaaaaaaaaaaaaaaccctcgcTTGAAAGCTCGAAAACAATGGAAATTTTATTGCCGACACTCTAATTAGCAAATATCATGCATGTATGATGatgtcattatataatttcatagACATCATTCATTACatgttatattatattaatataattaactaAGTTTATCCATTAGTGAAACATGTAAAAATcatgttataaatatataaaaaggtGACACCAACATCTTTCATGATGTGCATATGGTGGCTATAAGGGACCATGATGGAAAATGATGTTAAATATTTGCATGTTTCATGCATGGGAATGCTTTTAGTGTGTAATAAACACAATATCATTTGCCACTCAAGATAAAACTCAACGATAAAAGTATCATAAAAACCTTTGTATTAAGTGTCAAattgtattttgtaatttttattaaaaaaagacaAGTTAAtccttatatgttaaattaaagagtaaactaatcatttctataaaaaatttcatccatgtttaCAGTTAAAAAATGGTGTGACTGATAGAACAACCAAATAATTATACATGGTGTGCCACGTATATCTCATTATAATGTATAGTGActagtttttaacagtaaaaattgatgaaatttttaatagaatgaccaatttattctttaatctaatgtataatgattaatttactattttttgaataaagagaataaaataattttactccTAATATAAACACCTTCATAATACTTTTACCGTGAACCAAAAAAATTACACAAGTCTCGATTTAAGAAACTTACTTGTTTTTGTTCATTGGGTAGATTAGAATAGGCCCACTAGTTTTATTTCCCAAAATGCCCTTGAAGACCCCTCGATCAAAATCGGCAATCTTTGATTTAGGGACGAAAAGGTTCAACCATGGATGTGGAACCTCCCACATACCCTTAGACCGGAGCTTTAACTCGGCTTTGTGAACCCGGTCTAAGAAATCCACATATGGTAAATCAGTTGTGAACACTGATGTgggtataaaatttaatttcttcAACAAAGCCTCAATTTCctgcatttaaaataataaaaaaagatatTTTAGTTGTGTAGGAGAATAATGTGGTAAGTGGTCCCTAAATGTTATAAACTAAAGGTTAAAATATTACTTAATTTTTTatacttttcaaaaattttaaatttagtctctatacttttagaTATCAAGATTAAAGTCCAACTGTTACCATTATTAAATTGGTC harbors:
- the LOC108465443 gene encoding BEL1-like homeodomain protein 11 — protein: MVSWDSTPNLTSRMLHHFDAYNTEISHTRHLMDLLGAPNDSYRHHRTQTLSLSLGFCMLGSSFHGAEDTSDDYPFIGHPTTYVIGNWRYLIPAQSLLNELVNVGFKNIDETPKLSSEFFRSKIVPSPDEHELHITLTKLIGLLEEVETQYEKYNNQMEQLVSLFESIVGVGAARCYTALTLQAMCRHFGKLRDTILTRINRTRTNVRHDLSRINRGLSRMSLFDRGFRHSNTLCVQRQVWRPVRGLPQTSVAILRSWLFQHFLHPYPTDSEKLTLSSQTGLTKNQVSNWFINARVRLWKPMIEEIYEKELADSPQHVSHDLIEG
- the LOC108465441 gene encoding uncharacterized protein LOC108465441 translates to MLLRRLPSTAVSLATAALSRRYTSYLFSSQRGLQSFNSISFCSSSEISPEFTDLIADQSSKRGPLKPGLYLVGTPIGNLEDITLRALRVLKSADVILSEDTRHSGKLLHYYNIKTPLLSYHKYNESQREHTVLKRLKQGEIVALISDAGMPGISDPGTELAKICVDENIPVIPIPGPSAFLTALSASGLSTDEFTFVGFLPKHAGSRKERLVASASETTTQIFYVPPHKLGQFLEESSLIFGDSRQCVIARELTKIHEEFWRGTLGTAKEAFSTRQPKGEITLLIEGNSNSSVETPSESQLENDLRELISNGHSLSSAVKLVAEGTSMKKKRIYSLALRKFVKKTKADDSD